The proteins below are encoded in one region of Coffea eugenioides isolate CCC68of unplaced genomic scaffold, Ceug_1.0 ScVebR1_1470;HRSCAF=2323, whole genome shotgun sequence:
- the LOC113755408 gene encoding peptidyl-prolyl cis-trans isomerase CYP18-1: MSVTLHTNLGDIKCEIFCDEVPKAAENFMALCASGYYDGTIFHRNIKGFMIQGGDPTGTGKGGTSIWGKKFNDEIRESLKHNARGILSMANSGANTNGSQFFITYTKQPHLNGLYTIFGKVIHGFEVLDIMEKTPTGPGDRPLAEIRMNRVTIHANPLAG; encoded by the exons ATG TCAGTGACGCTTCATACGAATCTCGGGGACATCAAGTGTGAAATCTTCTGTGATGAGGTTCCTAAAGCTGCCGAG AATTTTATGGCGCTATGTGCTAGTGGCTATTATGATGGAACCATATTTCACAGAAATATAAAGGGGTTCATGATCCAAGGTGGTGATCCAACTGGTACAGGCAAAGGTGGGACAAGCATTTGGGGTAAAAAGTTCAATGATGAGATAAGAGAGTCTCTCAAG CACAATGCTAGAGGAATACTATCAATGGCTAACAGTGGGGCTAATACTAATGGAAGCCAATTCTTTATAACTTATACAAAGCAACCTCATCTCAATGGGCTTTATACTATCTTTGGGAAAGTGATCCATGGGTTTGAAGTCCTTGATATAATGGAAAAG ACACCAACAGGACCAGGAGACCGACCTCTGGCAGAGATTCGGATGAATCGAGTGACCATACATGCCAACCCACTTGCTGGCTGA
- the LOC113755407 gene encoding uncharacterized protein LOC113755407, translating into MAKEDENPATPIASKPSPNLKKDQSPATVNSQSSSSHPMNNTCANKNANDDSTPPKNPLTPKEFIVSVAAKIASQPLHYSDPDVWGVLTAISETARKRQQGINMLLTSDEHCIGRVVKDVTFQIVSPAVSANHCKIYRKIVAAGDGNNSSSFFTSVFLKDSSTNGTYLNWEKLNKGSSEATLRHGDIISFAFPPDHVSAIAFVFREILKLSNQGDGASLKRKAEEPGSESKRLKGIGIGALEGPISLDDFRSLQRSNL; encoded by the exons ATGGCGAAGGAAGACGAAAACCCAGCGACCCCAATTGCCTCAAAACCCAGTCCCAACCTTAAGAAAGACCAATCTCCGGCAACTGTGAACTCCCAATCCAGTTCTTCCCATCCCATGAATAACACTTGCGCCAACAAAAATGCCAATGATGATTCCACCCCGCCCAAAAATCCCCTGACCCCAAAAGAGTTTATAGTTTCTGTGGCTGCTAAAATTGCCTCTCAGCCTCTTCACTACTCTGATCCTGATGTCTGGGGCGTCCTTACTGCCATTTCTGAAACCGCCCGGAAACGCCAGCAG GGTATTAATATGCTTTTAACCTCTGATGAACACTGCATTGGGCGAGTAGTCAAGGATGTCACTTTCCAGATTGTATCACCGGCAGTTAGTGCAAATCACTGCAAGATATATAGGAAAATAGTTGCTGCTGGAGATGGGAATAATTCCTCAAGTTTTTTCACTTCTGTCTTCTTGAAGGATTCTAG TACAAATGGGACTTATCTTAACTGGGAAAAGTTGAATAAAGGTAGCTCTGAAGCTACACTACGTCACGGTGACATCATCTCATTTGCATTTCCTCCGGATCATG TGTCTGCAATTGCTTTTGTATTTCGAGAAATTCTAAAATTGTCTAACCAAGGGGACGGTGCATCTCTGAAGAGAAAAGCAG AGGAGCCTGGATCTGAGAGCAAGAGGCTTAAAGGAATTGGAATTGGTGCTTTGGAAGGCCCAATTTCCCTTGATGATTTTCGGAGCCTGCAACGGTCgaatcttt